One Cucurbita pepo subsp. pepo cultivar mu-cu-16 chromosome LG09, ASM280686v2, whole genome shotgun sequence DNA window includes the following coding sequences:
- the LOC111802407 gene encoding monocopper oxidase-like protein SKU5 — protein sequence MPFLCSVPTTMAFTGFHRYPFVHLVLIGLFAITVNAIDIFLEWNVALDSTIQPVSQLQPVIAINGLFPGPLINTTTNDFVHVNVFNNLDEPLLFTWNGIQQRLNSWQDGVSGTNCPILPGTNWTYVFQTKDQIGSFFYFPSINFQKAAGGFGPIRVNNRNVIAVPFAKPEDEFDLLIGDWSFDNYKVTRSLMTDPTIAFDSIPNIMLMNGKPPFGNPQGKAFESFTVTQGNVYRFRISNVGTTLSFNFRIQNHRMLLVETEGSYTNQTILDSLDVHVGQSYSVLVTANQVDADYFIVASPKLLNATEFSSLVGVGVLHYSNSVAQPVGPLPTGPDPFDINFSIDQAKSIRWNMTTGAARPNPQGTFNVTNVTISQTFILQNSEGVIKGSPHIVVNNVSYLTIDTPLKLADQLVNGSGVYQLDAFPVQSVNLNASFGVSVVTGNHKGWIELVFKNNLEFIDSWHLDGFGFYVVGFGDGDWTAALRTTYNLFDPVVRSTVQVYPGGWTAVYAFLDNPGMWNLRSQLLKNWFLGQELYIRVHDNDPNPAKERPPPENLLFCGIFNQSSSLLEHRLRP from the exons ATGCCCTTCCTCTGTTCTGTTCCCACTACAATGGCTTTTACTGGTTTCCACAGGTACCCATTTGTTCATCTTGTTCTTATTGGCCTTTTTGCTATCACTGTGAACGCCATTGATATCTTTCTTGAATGGAACGTGGCCCTAGACTCCACAATCCAGCCGGTGTCTCAGCTGCAGCCT GTTATTGCCATTAATGGGTTGTTCCCAGGACCTTTGATTAATACCACAACGAATGATTTTGTTCATGTGAATGTCTTTAACAATTTGGATGAGCCTCTTCTTTTTACATG GAATGGGATACAACAAAGGCTAAATTCATGGCAAGATGGTGTTTCTGGAACAAACTGTCCTATTTTGCCTGGTACAAACTGGACCTATGTGTTTCAGACTAAGGATCAAATTGGTAGCTTCTTCTACTTTCCATCTATCAACTTTCAGAAGGCGGCTGGAGGATTTGGACCGATTCGTGTCAATAATCGGAATGTGATCGCTGTTCCGTTTGCAAAACCGGAAGATGAGTTTGATCTTCTCATTGGTGATTGGTCTTTTGATAACTATAAG GTAACCCGATCCTTAATGACCGATCCAACAATCGCATTCGATAGCATCCCAAACATCATGTTGATGAATGGGAAGCCACCTTTTGGCAACCCACAAGGAAAAGCCTTTGAATCATTTACTGTCACTCAAG GGAACGTTTACCGGTTCAGGATATCGAACGTGGGGACGACTCTTAGTTTCAACTTCAGGATTCAGAACCATAGAATGTTGTTGGTTGAGACAGAAGGATCTTACACCAATCAGACCATATTAGATTCACTTGATGTTCATGTGGGGCAGTCCTATTCTGTTCTTGTCACTGCAAATCAGGTGGATGCTGATTATTTCATTGTAGCATCTCCTAAGTTGCTGAATGCCACAGAATTTAGCAGCCTCGTCGGCGTTGGAGTGCTACACTATTCGAATTCCGTTGCACAACCCGTTGGCCCTCTACCGACTGGCCCCGATCCATTTGATATCAACTTCTCAATAGATCAAGCCAAATCCATTAG ATGGAACATGACCACAGGAGCTGCAAGGCCAAATCCACAAGGAACCTTCAATGTAACAAATGTGACCATATCACAAACGTTCATCCTTCAAAACTCAGAGGGTGTAATTAAGGGATCGCCACACATTGTTGTCAACAACGTGTCGTATCTCACAATCGATACCCCGTTGAAGCTCGCCGATCAATTAGTTAATGGTTCCGGGGTATACCAACTTGATGCATTTCCTGTTCAATCTGTTAATCTTAATGCTTCTTTTGGAGTTTCTGTTGTCACTGGAAACCACAAGGGTTGGATAGAACTTGTCTTTAAAAACAACTTGGAGTTCATAGATTCTTGGCACCTAGACGGTTTCGGGTTCTACGTTGTCGG GTTCGGAGATGGAGATTGGACGGCTGCATTGCGTACGACATACAACCTATTCGATCCGGTCGTGAGATCAACGGTACAGGTCTACCCCGGAGGTTGGACTGCAGTTTATGCTTTCCTAGACAACCCAGGGATGTGGAATTTAAGGTCACAGCTCTTGAAAAACTGGTTTCTTGGTCAAGAACTTTACATAAGAGTTCATGACAATGATCCTAACCCAGCTAAGGAGCGCCCTCCCCCGGAAAACCTCCTTTTTTGCG GGATTTTTAATCAATCTTCTTCCTTGCTGGAGCATCGCCTCCGACCGTGA
- the LOC111801662 gene encoding NAC domain-containing protein 53-like codes for MGRDSATSLAPGFRFHPTDEELVSYYLKRKVSGKPFRFDAISDVDIYKSEPWDLPGKSKLKSRDLEWYFFSALDKKYGNSSRTNRATEKGYWKTTGKDRPVRHNARTVGMKKTLVYHIGRAPRGARTNWVMHEYKLTDEELGKFATVQDAFVLCRIFQKSGTGPKNGEQYGAPFVEEEWEDNDELTLVPGDEQVAEEILAGGGIFVEGNDFSQNVDEDLLSEIAPPPPFDFYYGESSNSMEQSDNFIEDDRKPAVGICETSELPDGQKFFVLPDECRLRDRLVKHEYLAESSNAAADEIDASDVDGHYVLDKPFFSTSDNPSFSDELLLESNELSNPTDSDPAAFDVLEEYLTFFDADGDNVDLSFDPSEILESESSVPDQAVLPEVVGGATEQASPSKHTSDLRYDNEASSSSSMQRSEDPKPESDLKYPFLKHTSHMLGSIPAPFASQFTSKDAALHINSAPQASSSVRVTAGMIVIRNTTLNGDEMNSLYGKNSVLNLIYLYGIVEGDIYSSQLSPTSGAHHSKSGSLMSRYFVYFFILFWLLILSVSFKVARCIHSR; via the exons ATGGGTCGAGATTCTGCTACTTCGCTAGCACCGGGGTTCCGATTCCACCCTACCGATGAAGAACTTGTTAGTTATTATTTGAAGCGCAAAGTCTCTGGAAAACCCTTTCGTTTTGATGCTATTTCAGATGTTGATATCTACAAATCCGAACCCTGGGATCTCCCTG GGAAATCGAAGCTGAAGAGTAGGGATTTGGAGTGGTATTTCTTTAGTGCTTTGGATAAGAAATATGGCAATAGTTCGAGGACTAACAGGGCTACGGAGAAAGGGTATTGGAAGACGACGGGAAAGGATCGGCCGGTCCGCCATAACGCGAGGACTGTTGGAATGAAGAAGACTCTTGTGTATCATATTGGGCGGGCTCCTCGTGGTGCACGAACCAATTGGGTGATGCACGAATACAAACTCACGGATGAGGAATTGGGGAAATTTGCAACTGTTCAG GATGCGTTTGTGCTGTGTAGGATATTCCAGAAGAGTGGTACTGGACCAAAAAATGGAGAGCAGTATGGTGCCCCTTTTGTTGAGGAGGAATGGGAAGATAATGATGAGCTGACTTTGGTACCTGGTGATGAGCAAGTGGCGGAAGAAATTCTAGCTGGTGGAGGCATTTTTGTTGAAGGCAATGACTTCAGTCAG AATGTCGATGAAGATCTTCTATCCGAAATtgcaccaccaccaccattcGACTTCTATTATGGTGAGTCAAGCAACTCTATGGAGCAATCTGACAATTTCATCGAAGATGATCGAAAACCTGCAGTAGGCATATGTGAGACATCAGAGCTACCCGATGGACAGAAGTTCTTTGTTTTACCAGATGAGTGTCGATTACGTGACAGATTGGTCAAACATGAGTATCTTGCTGAATCAAGCAATGCTGCTGCTGATGAGATCGATGCTAGTGATGTCGATGGTCATTACGTATTGGACAAGCCATTCTTTAGTACTTCTGATAATCCTTCTTTTAGTGATGAACTACTTTTGGAATCCAATGAGCTCTCAAACCCTACTGATAGCGATCCTGCTGCTTTTGACGTGCTTGAAGAGTATCTTACGTTCTTCGACGCAGACGGTGATAACGTAGATTTGTCTTTCGATCCCTCTGAAATTCTCGAGAGTGAGAGCTCTGTTCCTGATCAAGCAGTTCTTCCAGAG GTCGTTGGTGGTGCCACTGAACAGGCATCTCCCAGCAAACATACTTCAGATTTACGTTACGACAACGAGGCCTCCTCGTCCTCGTCTATGCAGAGATCCGAGGATCCAAAACCAGAATCAG ATCTCAAATACCCATTCCTCAAACACACAAGCCACATGCTGGGCAGCATTCCTGCTCCATTTGCTTCACAGTTTACTTCAAAAGATGCTGCTCTCCATATTAACTCAGCTCCACAAGCTTCAAGCTCCGTTCGTGTCACCGCAGGCATGATCGTCATAAGAAACACAACACTAAACGGAGACGAAATGAACAGCTTATATGGCAAGAATTCAGTTCTCAACCTTATCTATTTGTACGGGATCGTCGAAGGCGACATCTATTCCTCTCAGTTGTCGCCAACTTCTGGTGCACATCACAGCAAGTCGGGATCTCTGATGTCTCGCTACTTCGTCTACTTCTTCATCCTGTTCTGGCTTCTAATCCTTTCAGTGAGCTTCAAAGTTGCAAGGTGCATCCATTCCAGGTGA
- the LOC111801990 gene encoding NAC domain containing protein 50-like: protein MGSETLTLSPPLALTKPVAAAAAAAAAAPTALAPGFRFHPTDEELVIYYLKRKVCGKSFRFNAISEVDIYKSEPWDLAGKSRLKSRDQEYYFFSVLDKKYGNGARMNRATSQGYWKATGNDRQVRHDTRTVGLKKTLVFHSGRAPDGKRTNWVMHEYRLVDEELEKAGAGTGSSKDAYVLCRVFHKSNIGPPNGHRYAPFIEEEWDDGGSVLIPGEEIADGVVASHDTQSEKNSNSVCAAEDRNNHVCGDGKDGMQERTQFINKDLVMSNDPPRNSHSFLFMCKSEELEDYTPPSIIANPKPFSLMKYKRRRQSDLPSELSKASENSSMSNEELSLSEIATASQTDVTTSSATTPTTKNFLSTLVEYSLLESTEPKDSPAPPPALETSDLSSSVHPSILKFIQDLQHEIHKTSMERETLKFELLSARAMISILQSRIVVLNKEINDLKSN from the exons ATGGGTTCTGAAACCTTGACTCTATCGCCGCCTCTAGCTCTAACGAAGCCCGTTGCCGccgcagcagcagcagcagccgcCGCCCCAACAGCACTAGCTCCAGGATTTCGGTTCCATCCGACCGACGAAGAGCTCGTTATTTACTACCTCAAGCGCAAGGTCTGTGGAAAATCCTTCCGTTTCAATGCTATTTCTGAGGTCGATATCTACAAGAGTGAGCCGTGGGACCTTGCAG GAAAGTCAAGGTTGAAGAGCAGGGACCAAGAGTACTACTTCTTTAGTGTGTTGGACAAGAAATATGGAAATGGAGCTAGGATGAATAGGGCTACAAGCCAAGGGTACTGGAAAGCCACTGGTAATGATCGGCAAGTCCGCCATGATACGAGGACTGTTGGCTTGAAGAAAACATTAGTTTTCCACAGTGGTAGAGCTCCTGATGGGAAGCGGACCAATTGGGTTATGCATGAGTATAGGCTTGTAGATGAAGAACTGGAGAAAGCGGGAGCAGGAACGGGTAGCTCGAAG GATGCCTATGTTTTATGCAGAGTGTTCCACAAAAGTAATATAGGACCTCCGAATGGACATCGATACGCACCTTTTATTGAGGAGGAATGGGATGACGGTGGGTCAGTTTTGATTCCCGGAGAAGAGATTGCAGACGGTGTAGTAGCTAGTCACGATACACAGTCTGAAAAGAACAGCAATAGCGTGTGTGCTGCTGAGGATCGTAATAACCATGTATGCGGCGATGGAAAGGATGGTATGCAG GAAAGAACTCAGTTCATCAATAAAGATCTTGTTATGTCAAATGATCCTCCAAGAAACTCCCACAGCTTTTTGTTTATGTGCAAAAGTGAGGAACTCGAGGATTATACTCCACCTTCGATTATCGCTAATCCGAAACCCTTCTCGCTTATGAAGTATAAACGAAGAAGGCAAAGCGACTTACCCTCTGAACTTTCAAAAGCTTCAGAAAACTCATCCATGTCAAACGAAGAACTCAGTCTATCTGAAATTGCCACTGCATCGCAGACGGATGTAACGACGAGTAGTGCGACGACACCAACTACGAAAAACTTTCTTTCTACCTTAGTGGAATATTCACTCTTAGAATCTACAGAACCAAAGGATTCCCCTGCTCCTCCACCTGCCTTAGAAACCTCAGATCTTAGTTCATCTGTGCATCCAAGCATCCTGAAATTCATCCAAGATTTGCAACATGAGATCCACAAGACTTCTATGGAGAGGGAGACACTGAAGTTTGAGCTGTTGAGCGCTCGAGCCATGATCAGTATCCTTCAATCCCGGATTGTCGTGCTGAATAAGGAAATCAATGATTTGAAATCAAACTGA